A region from the Mucilaginibacter sp. CSA2-8R genome encodes:
- a CDS encoding LptE family protein: MSAMVYSSCSITLSGASIPIDMKTINVQYFENTAPLVVNNLSLSFTEALKDRIRSQSRLSIVRGEADATMEGAITGFSYAPVSVQATNNNTAPLATATRLTITVNVKYVNYKDKKKSPDFEQSFSRYTDFTGDINSQEQRLIQVINQQLTEDIFNKAFANW; the protein is encoded by the coding sequence ATGTCAGCCATGGTATATTCATCGTGCTCCATAACGCTGAGCGGTGCGTCTATACCTATTGATATGAAAACGATTAACGTGCAGTATTTTGAAAATACGGCACCTCTGGTAGTAAACAACTTAAGCTTATCATTTACCGAAGCGCTGAAGGATAGGATCCGTTCACAATCGAGGTTGAGTATTGTAAGGGGAGAGGCTGATGCCACTATGGAAGGTGCTATCACCGGGTTTAGTTATGCACCGGTGTCGGTACAGGCTACCAATAATAATACAGCTCCTTTGGCCACCGCTACCCGCTTAACTATAACGGTTAACGTAAAGTATGTAAACTATAAAGACAAGAAAAAATCTCCTGATTTTGAACAGTCTTTTTCGAGATATACGGATTTTACAGGCGATATTAACTCACAAGAACAGCGGTTAATACAGGTAATTAATCAACAGCTTACCGAGGATATTTTTAATAAAGCTTTTGCAAACTGGTAA
- the secG gene encoding preprotein translocase subunit SecG translates to MYLVLIILAILVCILLGVIVLIQNPKGGGLSSNFSSSSQLLGVQKTGDILEKGTWILAITLMVLSLAINVALKGGSTASGSDYRDQIQKASKPTGPVGTSSAPLSLPAKPADSTKK, encoded by the coding sequence ATGTACTTAGTATTAATCATTCTTGCTATCCTGGTTTGTATACTGTTAGGGGTAATTGTATTAATCCAAAACCCTAAAGGTGGCGGCTTATCTTCAAACTTTTCTAGCTCATCGCAGTTGTTAGGTGTGCAAAAAACCGGTGACATCCTTGAAAAAGGAACCTGGATTTTAGCCATAACTTTAATGGTACTTTCATTAGCTATCAACGTAGCTTTAAAAGGTGGCAGCACTGCATCAGGTTCTGATTACCGCGATCAGATCCAGAAAGCTTCTAAGCCAACTGGCCCGGTAGGTACATCATCAGCGCCATTATCATTGCCTGCTAAACCTGCAGACAGCACCAAAAAATAA
- a CDS encoding co-chaperone GroES, which translates to MSLNIKPIGDRVVVEAAPAEEKTASGIFIPDTAKEKPQQGTVVAVGDGKKDEPMTVKVGDNVLYSKYGGTEITIDGKEYLMMRESDIYGIL; encoded by the coding sequence ATGTCATTAAACATTAAACCTATTGGCGACAGAGTAGTAGTAGAAGCTGCTCCTGCCGAAGAAAAGACTGCGTCTGGTATCTTCATTCCGGATACTGCTAAAGAAAAGCCTCAACAAGGAACTGTAGTAGCTGTTGGTGACGGTAAAAAAGATGAGCCTATGACTGTTAAAGTAGGTGACAACGTTTTATACAGCAAATACGGTGGTACCGAAATTACCATTGATGGTAAAGAGTATCTGATGATGCGCGAATCAGACATATACGGAATATTATAA
- the groL gene encoding chaperonin GroEL (60 kDa chaperone family; promotes refolding of misfolded polypeptides especially under stressful conditions; forms two stacked rings of heptamers to form a barrel-shaped 14mer; ends can be capped by GroES; misfolded proteins enter the barrel where they are refolded when GroES binds), producing the protein MMAKQVKYNVEARDALKRGVDILANAVKVTLGPKGRNVIIDKKFGSPAITKDGVTVAKEIELKDSLENMGAQMVKEVASKTADIAGDGTTTATVLAQAIVTAGIKNVAAGANPMDLKRGIDKAVAAVVANLKEQSQTVGEDNNKIKQVASISANNDEVIGSLIADAMGKVGKDGVITVEEAKGTETEVRTVEGMQFDRGYLSPYFVTNADKMEAELDSPYILIYDKKISSMKELLPILEKQVQTGKPLVIISEDLDGEALATLVVNKIRGSLKVAAVKAPGFGDRRKAMLEDIAILTGGTVISEERGYKLENADLSYLGTAEKVVIDKDNTTVINGFGDAEGIKARVNQIKAQIETTTSDYDKEKLQERLAKLSGGVAVLYVGAATEVEMKEKKDRVDDALHATRAAVEEGIVAGGGVAFIRAVAALNDLQGANEDEKTGIQIIKRAIEEPLRQICENAGIEGSIVVQKVKEGTADFGYNARTDKYENLIGAGVIDPTKVSRVALENAASISSMLLTTECVLADDPEDEKAGAGAPPMGGMGGMM; encoded by the coding sequence ATTATGGCAAAACAAGTTAAATACAACGTTGAGGCACGCGATGCTCTAAAACGTGGTGTGGATATTTTGGCTAATGCAGTTAAAGTAACCTTAGGTCCTAAAGGTCGTAACGTAATTATCGACAAAAAATTTGGTTCTCCTGCTATCACTAAAGACGGTGTAACTGTAGCTAAAGAAATCGAACTGAAAGATTCTTTAGAAAACATGGGTGCACAAATGGTAAAAGAAGTAGCATCAAAAACTGCTGATATTGCAGGTGATGGTACTACAACGGCTACTGTTTTAGCACAGGCTATTGTTACTGCAGGTATTAAAAACGTTGCTGCCGGTGCCAATCCTATGGATTTGAAACGTGGTATTGACAAAGCTGTAGCTGCGGTTGTTGCTAACTTAAAAGAGCAATCTCAAACTGTAGGCGAAGACAATAATAAAATTAAACAAGTTGCTTCTATTTCAGCCAACAACGATGAGGTTATCGGTTCTCTGATTGCTGATGCAATGGGTAAAGTTGGCAAAGACGGTGTAATTACTGTTGAAGAAGCTAAAGGTACCGAAACTGAGGTAAGAACTGTAGAAGGTATGCAGTTTGACCGTGGTTACCTTTCTCCATACTTTGTAACCAACGCTGATAAAATGGAAGCAGAACTGGATAGCCCTTATATCCTGATCTACGACAAAAAGATTTCTTCAATGAAGGAATTGCTTCCAATCCTGGAAAAACAAGTGCAAACCGGCAAACCTTTAGTAATTATCTCTGAAGATTTGGATGGCGAAGCTTTGGCTACTTTAGTAGTTAACAAAATCCGTGGCTCACTGAAAGTGGCTGCTGTTAAAGCACCTGGTTTTGGTGATCGTCGTAAAGCTATGCTGGAAGATATTGCTATCTTAACTGGTGGTACTGTAATTTCTGAAGAGCGTGGTTATAAATTAGAGAATGCCGACCTGAGCTACTTAGGTACTGCTGAGAAAGTAGTTATTGACAAAGATAACACTACTGTAATTAATGGTTTTGGAGATGCAGAAGGTATTAAAGCCCGCGTTAACCAAATCAAAGCTCAGATCGAAACTACTACTTCTGATTACGATAAAGAAAAACTGCAAGAGCGTTTAGCTAAGTTATCAGGCGGTGTGGCTGTATTATACGTAGGTGCAGCTACCGAGGTAGAAATGAAAGAGAAAAAAGACCGTGTTGACGACGCTTTACACGCAACCCGTGCTGCTGTTGAAGAAGGTATTGTTGCTGGTGGTGGTGTAGCCTTCATCCGTGCCGTTGCTGCCTTAAACGACCTGCAAGGTGCTAACGAAGACGAGAAAACTGGTATCCAGATCATCAAACGTGCTATCGAAGAGCCATTACGTCAAATCTGCGAAAACGCAGGTATTGAAGGTTCGATCGTGGTGCAAAAGGTTAAAGAAGGTACTGCCGACTTTGGTTACAATGCACGTACTGATAAATATGAGAACCTGATTGGTGCTGGTGTAATCGATCCAACTAAAGTATCTCGTGTAGCTTTAGAAAATGCAGCTTCTATCTCTTCTATGTTGTTAACCACCGAGTGTGTGTTAGCCGACGATCCGGAAGATGAAAAAGCTGGTGCCGGTGCCCCTCCAATGGGTGGCATGGGTGGTATGATGTAA
- a CDS encoding DUF58 domain-containing protein, translated as MKKLTGLFYTNLFLTNRLWTILISCIVCFIFSFFFGWLGVVPYVLLGACVLLILTDLLLLYQTANGVFARRQAPERLSNSDDNELSIYIENFYPFAIQAGVIDEIPHQFQKRDVWFKTHLKSRQHKILSYILKPLKRGKYDFGLIRVFASTPLGLISRRYNFKEDEVLPVYPSFLQMRRYELMAISNRLNEIGIKKIRRLGNSTEFEQIKNYVSGDDYRAINWKASARHGSLMTNAYTDEKSQQVYCIIDKSRAMKMPFDGLSLLDYAINASLVLSNVALLKEDKAGLITVAEKIGAVIPAERKPAHINKILEVLHKEKTRYLETNMEMLYTTVRRVIKQRSLVVFFTNYESMSALQRHLPFLKKIAGFHLLLVVFFENTELKALSQQPAVDVEGIYIKTIAEKFAYDKKLIVKELARHGIQSILTSPQNLTVSAVNRYLELKARQKI; from the coding sequence TTGAAAAAGCTGACCGGCCTGTTTTATACCAATCTGTTTTTAACTAACCGCTTATGGACTATACTCATAAGCTGCATTGTATGCTTTATCTTCAGTTTCTTTTTCGGGTGGCTTGGCGTGGTGCCTTACGTGCTCTTGGGGGCCTGTGTGCTATTGATACTTACCGACTTACTTTTGCTATACCAAACTGCCAACGGTGTTTTTGCGCGCCGCCAAGCACCCGAACGGCTAAGCAACAGCGACGACAATGAACTAAGCATCTATATTGAGAACTTCTATCCTTTTGCCATACAGGCGGGTGTAATTGACGAAATACCACATCAGTTTCAAAAACGTGATGTGTGGTTTAAAACACATTTAAAATCCCGGCAGCATAAGATACTCAGTTATATTTTAAAGCCGTTAAAACGCGGCAAATACGATTTTGGCCTTATCCGGGTATTTGCAAGTACGCCACTTGGTTTGATAAGCCGGCGTTACAATTTTAAAGAAGATGAGGTATTGCCGGTTTACCCATCGTTTTTACAAATGCGGCGTTACGAATTGATGGCTATATCTAACCGGCTTAATGAGATCGGCATCAAAAAAATAAGGCGCCTGGGTAACAGCACCGAGTTTGAGCAAATCAAAAACTATGTATCCGGAGATGACTACCGGGCTATTAACTGGAAAGCCTCTGCCCGGCACGGCAGCCTGATGACCAATGCCTATACCGACGAAAAATCGCAGCAGGTGTACTGTATCATTGATAAATCGAGGGCGATGAAAATGCCATTTGATGGTTTGAGCCTGCTTGATTATGCCATTAACGCCAGCCTGGTGCTCTCCAACGTAGCTCTGCTTAAAGAAGACAAAGCCGGACTGATTACGGTTGCCGAAAAGATTGGTGCTGTTATACCAGCCGAGCGCAAACCTGCCCACATCAACAAAATACTGGAGGTATTGCATAAAGAAAAAACCCGCTACCTGGAAACCAACATGGAAATGCTGTACACTACCGTACGACGGGTGATTAAGCAGCGCAGCCTGGTGGTATTTTTTACTAACTACGAAAGTATGTCGGCATTACAACGGCACCTGCCCTTTTTAAAAAAGATAGCCGGCTTTCACTTACTGTTGGTGGTGTTTTTTGAAAATACTGAGTTAAAAGCCCTAAGCCAGCAACCCGCAGTGGATGTAGAAGGTATTTACATTAAAACGATTGCTGAAAAATTTGCGTACGATAAAAAGCTAATTGTAAAAGAACTGGCCAGGCACGGTATCCAGTCTATACTAACATCGCCACAAAATTTAACGGTGAGTGCGGTAAACCGCTATTTAGAATTAAAGGCAAGACAAAAAATATAA
- a CDS encoding MoxR family ATPase has protein sequence MEEEIFKQRTDLSKLSEAVELMKTTIGQIVVGQQETVELLIAGILADGHLLIEGVPGVAKTLTAKLIARAIDAQYSRIQFTPDLMPSDVIGTAVFNPKTTEFEFKQGPVFGNIILIDEINRAPAKTQAALFEVMEERQVTVDGVRYPLQEPFVILATQNPVEQEGTYRLPEAQLDRFLFKIEVKYPTLEDEIAILTRQHQHKTANQLSDIEPVLTAQDIIGLRKQVRELYVEPKILEFVAKIVHESRNSKSLYLGASPRASLAIINGAKALAAMKGRDFVTPEDVIWITPAVLRHRIMLTPDKEMEGITPDEIIAQLIQKIEIPR, from the coding sequence ATGGAAGAAGAAATATTTAAACAACGAACCGATTTGAGCAAATTAAGCGAGGCGGTTGAACTGATGAAAACAACTATTGGCCAAATTGTGGTTGGCCAGCAAGAAACCGTTGAGTTACTGATTGCCGGTATACTGGCCGACGGTCACCTATTGATTGAAGGTGTGCCCGGTGTAGCCAAAACGTTAACAGCAAAATTGATAGCCCGTGCCATTGATGCACAATACTCCCGCATACAGTTTACCCCCGATTTGATGCCATCAGACGTTATTGGCACTGCTGTATTTAATCCTAAAACTACAGAGTTTGAGTTTAAGCAGGGGCCGGTGTTTGGCAACATCATCCTGATTGACGAAATAAACCGGGCCCCCGCCAAAACGCAGGCGGCTTTGTTTGAGGTAATGGAAGAACGGCAGGTTACGGTAGATGGTGTACGTTACCCGCTGCAAGAACCCTTTGTAATTTTAGCTACCCAAAACCCGGTAGAACAAGAAGGCACTTACCGGCTGCCCGAAGCCCAATTAGACCGGTTTTTGTTTAAGATAGAAGTTAAATATCCAACCCTCGAAGACGAAATAGCTATCCTGACCCGCCAGCATCAGCACAAAACTGCAAACCAGTTGAGTGATATTGAACCGGTGCTAACTGCGCAAGACATTATTGGCCTCCGCAAGCAGGTGCGCGAGTTGTACGTAGAGCCTAAAATACTGGAGTTTGTAGCCAAAATTGTTCATGAGAGCCGTAACAGCAAATCACTTTACCTGGGGGCATCGCCAAGGGCATCTTTGGCCATTATTAATGGAGCCAAAGCGCTTGCTGCCATGAAAGGCCGCGATTTTGTAACACCCGAAGATGTGATCTGGATAACGCCTGCCGTGTTACGCCACCGTATTATGCTTACGCCTGATAAAGAAATGGAAGGTATTACACCCGACGAAATAATAGCTCAGTTAATTCAGAAAATTGAAATCCCACGCTAA
- a CDS encoding DUF4350 domain-containing protein, producing MKDFKIITLCGALLLIVYLVAQYNKPAPVNWQPTLYYEDKIPLGTYVLYQQLESFYPGSEKAQTNAPLYNVLHQTGIKGNYFIIAKTINLSKSDVNELFKFIKAGNTVFMTAFNWEGQLPDTLKLKIQAEFEKNNTPVNFVNPRLKRLQNYRFKRDLTSQYFSRFDTAKAIVLGNNALAHANYLQYPLGKGYLYLNANPQLFTNYSLLTLDGAEYAAKALSYLPAGKNVYWDHYQNKDIPEDESPLRVIFAHDSLRWAYYLILLTALLYITYEVKRRQRIIPVVEPLKNNTLDFVTVVGQVYYEQRDNSNIAHKKITYLLEHWRTRYYLKTSKLDKEFTDALIKKTGIEPAFIKGLVNLINYTQVQPKVTDQELIALNNAIENFYSLSGK from the coding sequence ATGAAAGATTTTAAAATCATCACCTTATGCGGCGCACTGTTACTTATTGTTTATTTGGTAGCCCAGTATAATAAGCCAGCACCGGTTAACTGGCAGCCTACACTTTACTACGAAGATAAAATTCCGCTTGGCACCTATGTGCTGTACCAGCAGTTAGAAAGCTTTTATCCGGGCAGTGAAAAGGCTCAGACTAATGCACCTTTATATAACGTGCTGCATCAAACCGGTATAAAGGGCAATTATTTTATTATTGCAAAAACCATTAATTTAAGCAAGAGCGATGTAAACGAGCTTTTTAAATTTATTAAGGCCGGTAACACTGTTTTCATGACCGCCTTTAATTGGGAAGGGCAGTTACCCGATACGCTTAAACTTAAAATTCAGGCCGAATTTGAAAAAAACAACACGCCGGTCAACTTTGTAAATCCCCGGCTCAAACGTTTGCAAAACTACCGCTTTAAGCGCGATTTAACCAGCCAGTACTTTAGCCGCTTTGATACGGCCAAAGCAATAGTGCTTGGTAATAATGCATTAGCACACGCTAATTATTTACAGTATCCATTAGGTAAAGGATATTTATACCTTAACGCTAATCCGCAATTGTTTACTAATTATAGTTTGTTAACTCTGGATGGTGCAGAGTATGCAGCCAAGGCACTCTCCTACTTACCGGCTGGCAAAAACGTTTATTGGGATCACTATCAAAACAAAGACATACCCGAAGATGAGTCGCCGCTGCGGGTAATATTTGCTCATGACAGCTTGCGATGGGCTTATTACCTCATCTTGTTAACAGCATTGCTTTACATTACTTACGAAGTAAAGCGCAGGCAACGCATTATTCCGGTTGTAGAGCCCTTAAAAAATAACACACTTGATTTTGTTACTGTGGTTGGCCAAGTATATTATGAGCAGCGTGACAACAGTAATATTGCCCATAAAAAAATTACTTATCTGCTCGAACACTGGCGTACCCGGTACTATCTTAAAACCAGTAAACTCGATAAGGAGTTTACCGATGCCCTGATCAAAAAAACGGGCATCGAGCCTGCATTTATCAAAGGCCTCGTTAACCTGATTAATTATACGCAGGTGCAGCCCAAGGTAACCGACCAGGAACTCATTGCATTGAATAACGCTATCGAAAATTTTTATTCACTATCCGGTAAATAA
- a CDS encoding DUF4129 domain-containing protein gives MRFTYAFVILFLLNCCAWAAKPLKGKAVLRNDSSIVQLKHFDDAELARLKQKPEFQYKSETTGPSLWSRFWRWFWHLFDGVDTPQHTNLLFIVLKYLFLSLGIAAIVFIVLKLAGVDVRGLIKRKPADARIPFTETLENIHEIDFDLNIDQAIAEHNYRSAVRLLYLRALKQLNDAQLINWQIDKTNAAYINELTNANQREAFAVLTRQFEFVWYGEFAINSQAFQNIKTLFSNFKQTLA, from the coding sequence ATGCGCTTTACTTACGCCTTCGTTATTTTGTTTTTACTTAACTGCTGTGCCTGGGCAGCAAAGCCTTTAAAAGGTAAAGCTGTATTGCGCAATGACAGCAGCATAGTGCAGTTAAAACATTTTGATGATGCTGAACTGGCCCGGCTTAAACAAAAACCAGAATTTCAATACAAAAGCGAAACTACCGGACCATCTTTATGGTCGAGGTTTTGGCGTTGGTTCTGGCATTTATTTGATGGAGTAGATACCCCACAGCATACAAACCTGTTGTTTATTGTTTTAAAATATTTATTTCTATCGCTGGGGATAGCCGCCATCGTATTCATTGTTTTAAAACTGGCCGGGGTAGACGTACGCGGGCTAATTAAACGTAAACCAGCCGATGCCCGTATACCTTTTACCGAAACGCTCGAAAACATTCATGAGATTGATTTTGATTTGAACATAGATCAAGCCATTGCAGAGCACAATTATCGTTCAGCCGTCAGACTGTTATATTTAAGGGCACTTAAACAATTAAATGATGCGCAACTAATTAACTGGCAAATTGATAAAACCAACGCGGCCTACATCAACGAGTTAACCAATGCTAACCAGCGCGAAGCTTTTGCCGTACTTACCCGCCAGTTTGAATTTGTTTGGTATGGCGAGTTTGCTATCAATAGCCAGGCATTTCAAAACATTAAAACGCTGTTCAGCAACTTTAAACAAACGCTGGCATGA
- a CDS encoding stage II sporulation protein M, producing MREPLFVKQNSAKWKSFEEGAKGTPDELADRFIQITDDLAYAKTFYPKSKTTAYLNGLAATLHQSIYKNKKVKSNRFKLFWQYELPLLFKTYQRQLLYAFLFFVLFCLVGVFSAKYDNNFLQIVLGPAYVNMTNENIAKGDPFGVYKSHNEFAMFFQIGANNIFVSFITFVAGIFGSVGTVYYLFKNGLMLGSFEYFFFSKGLGWQSILVIWIHGTLEISSIIIAGGAGLVLGNSLLFPGTYNRLISFKRGARDGMKIVMGLVPIFIVAAFFESFITRHTEMPLWLSLLILGSSLAFIIWYVIIYPNQLFNNKTLHATTED from the coding sequence ATGCGCGAACCCTTATTTGTTAAACAAAACTCGGCCAAATGGAAAAGCTTTGAAGAAGGTGCCAAAGGCACTCCTGATGAGCTGGCCGATCGTTTTATACAAATAACGGATGATTTAGCTTATGCCAAAACCTTTTATCCTAAATCAAAAACCACAGCTTACCTTAACGGACTGGCAGCAACCCTGCACCAATCTATTTACAAAAACAAAAAAGTAAAAAGCAACCGCTTTAAGCTATTCTGGCAATACGAGTTACCACTGTTGTTTAAAACTTATCAGCGCCAGTTGTTGTACGCATTTTTGTTCTTTGTATTGTTTTGCCTGGTTGGCGTATTTTCAGCTAAATACGACAACAACTTTTTACAAATTGTACTTGGGCCTGCGTATGTAAACATGACTAATGAAAATATTGCAAAAGGCGACCCATTTGGCGTATACAAATCTCATAACGAGTTTGCAATGTTTTTTCAGATAGGGGCCAACAATATTTTTGTATCGTTCATTACGTTTGTAGCGGGTATTTTCGGGTCGGTGGGTACAGTATATTACCTGTTTAAAAACGGGTTAATGCTGGGCTCGTTCGAGTATTTCTTTTTTAGCAAGGGCTTAGGATGGCAATCTATTTTAGTAATCTGGATACACGGTACGCTCGAAATATCGTCTATCATTATTGCCGGCGGTGCCGGATTGGTATTGGGCAATAGTTTACTGTTTCCGGGCACTTACAACCGCTTAATCTCATTTAAACGGGGTGCCAGGGATGGAATGAAGATTGTAATGGGCTTAGTGCCTATTTTTATAGTAGCCGCTTTTTTTGAAAGCTTTATTACCCGGCATACCGAAATGCCTTTATGGCTCAGCCTGCTTATCCTGGGTTCATCACTGGCATTTATTATTTGGTACGTTATTATTTATCCTAACCAATTATTTAACAATAAAACCTTACATGCAACAACCGAAGATTGA
- a CDS encoding RDD family protein — protein MQTVTVHTSQNIDIDYEVADLGDRILAGLVDLGLFMLLMILCIILAVMTNSYTGFSETFLIAGLIVYVCMYVFYDLICEIFMNGQSIGKRVRKIKVISLDGAQPTVGQYLLRWLFRIVDFTFTSSLCGIISIAVSEKRQRVGDMVAGTTLIKTQPRTQQDKIAFTPAELNYEPVYNEASQLNDRDIELIHEVIQTYRQTGNTAVVYNMGQKISEYLSIQPKPEMDSLQLLQTIIKDYNYLVSRESVI, from the coding sequence ATGCAAACTGTAACCGTACACACCTCTCAAAATATTGATATTGATTATGAAGTGGCTGATTTAGGCGACCGTATACTGGCTGGACTTGTTGATTTAGGTTTGTTTATGCTACTGATGATTTTATGTATTATTTTGGCTGTGATGACCAATAGTTACACAGGTTTTAGTGAAACCTTTTTAATTGCAGGCTTGATAGTTTACGTGTGCATGTATGTATTTTACGATTTGATCTGTGAAATATTTATGAACGGGCAAAGCATAGGTAAGCGTGTACGTAAAATTAAAGTAATAAGTTTAGATGGTGCGCAGCCTACCGTTGGGCAATACCTGTTGCGCTGGTTATTCCGAATTGTTGATTTTACTTTTACTTCCAGTTTATGCGGGATAATCTCTATAGCGGTATCAGAAAAGAGGCAGCGTGTTGGCGATATGGTGGCCGGCACAACTTTAATTAAAACCCAGCCACGTACGCAACAGGATAAAATTGCTTTTACACCTGCCGAACTAAACTATGAACCTGTTTATAACGAAGCGTCTCAGTTAAACGACCGCGATATTGAGTTGATACACGAAGTAATACAAACTTACCGGCAAACGGGTAATACAGCAGTGGTTTATAATATGGGTCAAAAAATTTCAGAATATTTGAGTATTCAGCCTAAGCCGGAGATGGATAGCCTGCAACTTTTGCAAACGATAATCAAAGACTATAATTACCTCGTATCGCGGGAATCGGTTATTTGA
- a CDS encoding DUF2752 domain-containing protein, with protein sequence MSYAIYCFCSQLALVNWLQKHLLPCPFKYMTGIDCPGCGFQRSVIMLLRGNLKQSLHFYPAAIPLMVLMLIHFFDRRYHFDKKNWIKTPLAVVTGSIILVSYIVKMTN encoded by the coding sequence ATGAGTTACGCTATTTATTGTTTTTGCAGTCAGTTGGCATTAGTAAACTGGCTGCAAAAACATTTGCTACCCTGCCCTTTTAAATATATGACGGGTATTGACTGCCCTGGCTGCGGATTTCAAAGGTCGGTAATTATGCTTTTAAGAGGAAATTTAAAACAAAGCCTCCATTTTTACCCGGCAGCTATTCCGCTAATGGTACTTATGCTCATCCATTTTTTTGATCGCCGGTATCATTTTGATAAAAAGAATTGGATAAAAACACCTTTGGCTGTTGTTACGGGTTCAATCATCCTGGTAAGCTACATTGTCAAGATGACCAATTGA
- a CDS encoding DUF5684 domain-containing protein, whose translation MENYDSYSSSASGPISGVFLIFALAIWIFVIAGFWKVFVKAGKPGWAAIIPIYNIIVLLEIIGKPVWWIILLLIPCVNIVFAVWMYNLLSKSFGQNEGFTVGLLLLPFIFFPLLGFGNYAYLGPAGMVNNFNDSNYRDPFDNRTPPQV comes from the coding sequence ATGGAAAACTACGACAGCTATTCTTCTTCTGCCTCAGGCCCAATCTCAGGTGTATTTTTAATTTTTGCTCTTGCGATCTGGATATTTGTCATCGCCGGTTTTTGGAAAGTTTTTGTAAAAGCCGGTAAACCAGGATGGGCAGCAATAATACCTATTTATAACATTATCGTATTACTGGAGATAATTGGCAAACCGGTATGGTGGATTATTTTGTTACTGATACCTTGCGTTAATATCGTATTTGCCGTATGGATGTACAATTTATTAAGTAAAAGCTTTGGACAAAATGAAGGATTTACCGTTGGCTTGTTGTTACTGCCTTTTATCTTTTTTCCGCTATTAGGCTTTGGAAATTACGCCTACTTAGGTCCCGCTGGTATGGTTAACAATTTTAATGACAGTAATTACAGAGACCCTTTTGATAATAGAACACCTCCGCAAGTGTAA